CCGGCGGAGGTCGTGGTCAGCCTGGTCACCTCCGGTACGGCGGCGGATCCGGTCGGGCCGGCCCCACCGGTCGTCGCCGACGAGGAAGTCGAGTACGTGTACGAACGGGATGGGGAACAGGTATGGGCGCAGACCCGGTGGCGGGCGTCATGACCGATACGGAGAAGCGCTTCACCGTCGCGATCATCGACGACCACCCGGTTGTGGTGGAGGGGGTGCGCTCCTGGCTCGCCCAGGAGCCCCGGCTCATCGTGGTGGCGACCGGCGAGGACCCGGACGTGGTGCTCGCCGACGACCAGCCGATGGCCGACGTCATCCTGCTGGACCTGCGGCTGCACGGTCACCTGGTGATCGACAAGGTGGCCGAGCTGGGGGCCGCCGGCCGGCGGGTGGTGGTCTACTCCGAGCACACCGAGGCGGACGTCATCCTCTCCGTGCTCGACGCCGGGGCGGTGGCGTTCCTCGCCAAGCACGAGGGGCGGGAGCACTGTGTCACCACCGTGCTCGCCGCGGCGAGCGACCGGGGCTACGTACCGCCCGCGCTCGCCGGTGCGATCGTCGGCGACCGGCGCTCGGGCCGGCCGGTCCTCTCCGAGAAGGAGCGGGAGGCGCTGCTGCTCTGGTTCCAGTCGATGTCGAAGGCGTCGGTGGCCCGCCGGATGAACATCAGTGAGCACACCGTGAAGCAGTACGTCGACCGGGCCCGGATCAAGTACGCCCGCGCCGGACGTCCGGCCGCCACCAAGGCGGCGCTGCTCGCCCGAGCGATCGAGGACGGACTCGTACGGGCAGAGGAAATCATCGACTACCGGTCATACGCCTCCCCCGATCAGCCGACCCCCTAACAGCTGTCATGACGCCGATCATCCGATCGGCGAACCTGGTGCGGAGGAAGTTCGTCAACAGGAGGCCCTTCGCCGATGAGCGACGACGCATCCCCATACTTCGTCCGTCCGCACCGCTTCGACCACGACGACCAGGACGACCGTGCCTTCCCGCAACTCGACCGGGAGCACCGGGTCGTCCTGGACCCCGGTGAACGGGCGCTCTGGCGTGGCCGGGTGGAGGTGGCCGGCTATTTGCTCGGTCCCACCCTCGGCAACGGCACCCTGCACTGGTCCCTGCTCCGTCCGGCGGAGCTGACCGTCACCGACCGGCGCCTCGCCTTCGTCTGCGAGGAGTGGGGCTTCGAGGAGGTGACGGATCGGCGTACCGGCCCGGGACGGCCCCGGCACCGGCGCCGCGACAACGCCACCAACCGGATCATCACCGGGCAGATCCGCTGGCAGTGGCCGGGGCGGCTGCATCTGATGCCGGCCGAACCGGCGACCGGGAACCGGGCGGCGCGGCCGGCGCGGGTGCTGCTGGTCTGTGACAGCCTGCGGACGATCCGGCAACCGGCGCTCTCGTTCGGGGGCGGCGAGGTCGAGCAGGGCGGGGGCGCCGCCGAGCTGATCCATCTGGTCCGCCGGGCGGTCGCCCAGTTCCGGCTGGCCCACCCCGGTACGCCGGAGATGTCGCCACAGGAGCGGGAGACGCTCACCGTACGGGCCGGGGTGGGGCGGTCCAG
The Micromonospora pisi DNA segment above includes these coding regions:
- a CDS encoding response regulator, translated to MGADPVAGVMTDTEKRFTVAIIDDHPVVVEGVRSWLAQEPRLIVVATGEDPDVVLADDQPMADVILLDLRLHGHLVIDKVAELGAAGRRVVVYSEHTEADVILSVLDAGAVAFLAKHEGREHCVTTVLAAASDRGYVPPALAGAIVGDRRSGRPVLSEKEREALLLWFQSMSKASVARRMNISEHTVKQYVDRARIKYARAGRPAATKAALLARAIEDGLVRAEEIIDYRSYASPDQPTP